A region from the Vibrio rumoiensis genome encodes:
- a CDS encoding DUF2999 family protein, whose amino-acid sequence MNPILALLKEHNIADEQIRDIFQQLTENPLAAMATISQLGLPQDKLQMLMAQVMQNPALIKDAVDELGLDYSKVEEAKEKLQK is encoded by the coding sequence ATGAACCCAATTTTAGCGTTACTGAAAGAACACAATATTGCCGACGAGCAAATCCGTGATATTTTTCAACAACTCACAGAAAACCCATTAGCGGCAATGGCAACCATTAGCCAACTCGGTTTACCGCAAGACAAACTTCAAATGTTAATGGCTCAGGTAATGCAAAACCCAGCGTTAATTAAAGATGCGGTAGATGAGTTGGGTTTGGATTACTCAAAGGTAGAAGAAGCAAAAGAAAAGCTTCAGAAGTAG
- the hcp gene encoding hydroxylamine reductase, whose translation MFCIQCEQTIRTPVGDGCSYAQGMCGKTSEVSDLQDILVYVLQGVSFWADLGRKFDIIDSEVDEWAPQAFFSTLTNVNFDADRIVEFSNQAYAYKLRLEEKVRAAATLSNEALPELTPAAQFALPTSREELLKYAPLAAVNRGHETVDPDVMGLRLLSLYGLKGAAAYMEHARVLGQTEEAVFAEYHQIMSWLGSEPQDLQALLDCSMQIGLMNYKIMEMLDKGETDTFGHPAPTQVNVKPVKGKCILVSGHDLHDLEKILQQTEGKGINVYTNGEMLPAHGYPELNKYPHLVGNYGSAWQNQQKEFANFPGAIVMTSNCLLNPEVGQYNDRIFTRSIVGWPNVTHIVGDDFSEVIDCALAQEGFKHDEIEHMITVGFGRNALMEAAPAVIDQVKQGNISHFFLVGGCDGDKVERNYFNEFTKQTPDDSLILTLACGKFRFNKEQHGEINGIPRLLDVGQCNDSYSAIQLALALAKEFDCGVNDLPLTLVLSWFEQKAIVVLLTLLALGIKGIYTGPTKPAFLTDNLMAVMQEKFDLRGISTVEADMKTILGEKAA comes from the coding sequence ATGTTTTGTATTCAATGTGAACAAACGATCCGTACACCGGTTGGCGATGGCTGTTCTTACGCGCAAGGTATGTGTGGTAAAACCAGCGAAGTGTCTGACTTACAAGATATCTTAGTCTACGTATTGCAAGGTGTGTCTTTCTGGGCGGATCTTGGTCGCAAGTTTGACATCATAGATTCAGAAGTGGATGAGTGGGCACCTCAAGCTTTCTTCTCGACGTTGACCAATGTGAACTTCGATGCGGATCGTATTGTTGAATTTTCTAATCAAGCGTATGCGTATAAGTTACGTTTAGAAGAAAAAGTACGTGCAGCGGCGACCTTATCCAATGAAGCATTACCTGAGTTAACGCCAGCGGCTCAATTTGCTCTACCCACCTCACGTGAAGAATTATTAAAATATGCGCCTCTTGCCGCGGTGAACCGTGGTCATGAAACCGTCGATCCAGATGTCATGGGCTTACGTTTATTATCTCTATACGGGCTAAAAGGTGCGGCGGCTTATATGGAGCATGCGCGCGTACTTGGCCAAACAGAAGAAGCGGTTTTTGCTGAGTATCACCAAATTATGTCTTGGTTAGGCTCTGAACCTCAAGATCTACAAGCGTTACTTGATTGCTCGATGCAAATTGGTTTGATGAACTACAAAATCATGGAAATGCTTGATAAAGGTGAAACCGATACTTTCGGTCATCCTGCGCCTACTCAAGTGAATGTTAAGCCTGTCAAAGGCAAATGTATCTTAGTATCAGGCCATGACTTGCACGATCTTGAAAAAATCCTGCAACAAACTGAAGGCAAAGGCATCAACGTTTACACCAACGGTGAAATGCTGCCCGCTCACGGCTATCCTGAACTCAATAAATATCCTCACCTAGTCGGTAACTACGGCAGTGCTTGGCAGAATCAACAAAAAGAATTTGCTAACTTCCCTGGTGCGATCGTGATGACGTCTAACTGTCTGCTTAACCCTGAAGTGGGTCAATATAATGATCGAATCTTCACCCGTAGCATCGTAGGTTGGCCAAACGTGACTCACATTGTGGGTGATGATTTTTCAGAAGTGATTGACTGTGCATTGGCGCAAGAAGGCTTCAAACACGATGAAATTGAACACATGATCACGGTTGGTTTTGGTCGTAATGCATTGATGGAAGCGGCACCGGCGGTTATTGATCAAGTGAAGCAAGGTAATATTAGCCACTTCTTCTTAGTCGGTGGTTGTGATGGTGACAAAGTGGAGCGTAACTACTTCAACGAGTTTACGAAACAAACCCCAGATGACAGCCTAATTTTAACGCTGGCTTGTGGTAAGTTCCGTTTCAATAAAGAACAACACGGTGAAATCAACGGTATTCCTCGTCTATTAGATGTGGGTCAATGTAATGACTCTTACTCCGCCATCCAATTAGCGCTTGCATTGGCCAAAGAGTTTGATTGTGGCGTAAATGATCTTCCACTGACTTTAGTGCTATCTTGGTTCGAGCAAAAAGCCATTGTGGTGCTATTAACGCTTCTTGCGTTAGGCATTAAAGGTATCTACACCGGTCCAACCAAACCTGCATTCTTAACCGATAACCTAATGGCTGTGATGCAAGAGAAGTTTGATCTACGCGGAATCTCAACGGTTGAAGCGGATATGAAAACAATCTTGGGCGAGAAAGCCGCTTAA
- a CDS encoding PBPRA1643 family SWIM/SEC-C metal-binding motif protein, which produces MSKLFFKGRIDARQSHVTSGYNVKRNIKAGSTESPLSLSVQTEARSLEVLEILKQHDLVADITIDDSQSENIIELETVLNKPTTTTFEKTPNRNDPCLCGSGKKYKKCCA; this is translated from the coding sequence ATGTCAAAATTATTTTTTAAAGGCCGTATTGATGCGCGCCAAAGCCATGTTACGTCTGGCTATAACGTTAAGCGTAATATTAAAGCTGGCAGCACCGAATCACCTTTATCGTTAAGTGTTCAAACTGAAGCACGTTCTTTAGAAGTGTTGGAAATACTTAAGCAACACGATTTGGTTGCAGACATCACGATTGATGACTCACAAAGCGAAAACATTATTGAATTAGAAACGGTGCTAAATAAGCCAACCACAACGACGTTTGAAAAAACGCCAAATCGCAATGATCCTTGCTTATGCGGAAGTGGTAAAAAATATAAAAAGTGTTGCGCATAG
- a CDS encoding hybrid-cluster NAD(P)-dependent oxidoreductase, with translation MNPFEWPDNQPATFICQRKWQETPNCVSVTLVADNQNSETVFDFIPGQFITLGIEVEGKTEYRAYSLSSMPHQSELQLTIKRVDGGKVSNYIVDSLQEGQTVSVLKPAGEFHIEQPHGDHIVLLSAGCGITPVMSMAKTLLADKTDTTDIHFIHAATELEQVIYHQELLEMAASHERFHFDVMLENAQGSEYLEGRLTQAALKQYCPDIAERSAFLCGPIGFMSAMQENLSELGMNMDNFYQESFTSAESEQPEVMLEPGVILNSDADKAQAISNATVFVPAFGAHAEAKVGSALIDALEAAKVPVIAACRSGICGSCKCRVVKGEFTRTSTATLTEDEIDNGVVLACSCQVESDVEVALN, from the coding sequence ATGAACCCATTTGAATGGCCAGACAATCAACCCGCCACCTTTATTTGCCAACGTAAATGGCAGGAAACACCCAATTGCGTTAGCGTCACTTTAGTGGCCGACAATCAGAATTCAGAAACGGTATTTGACTTTATTCCCGGTCAATTTATCACGCTGGGCATTGAGGTAGAAGGTAAGACGGAATACCGCGCCTATTCATTAAGTTCAATGCCTCATCAAAGCGAATTACAACTGACCATTAAACGCGTTGATGGTGGCAAAGTTTCCAACTATATCGTGGATTCTTTACAAGAAGGTCAAACCGTTTCAGTGTTAAAACCGGCTGGAGAATTTCATATCGAGCAACCGCATGGCGACCACATTGTATTGCTCAGTGCAGGCTGTGGCATCACACCAGTAATGTCGATGGCGAAAACTCTACTAGCGGATAAAACGGATACCACAGATATTCACTTTATCCATGCGGCAACAGAACTTGAGCAAGTGATTTACCATCAAGAATTACTAGAAATGGCAGCGTCACATGAGCGTTTTCACTTTGATGTGATGTTAGAAAATGCCCAAGGATCAGAATATTTAGAAGGGCGCTTAACACAAGCAGCGTTAAAACAATATTGCCCTGATATTGCGGAGCGTAGTGCATTTTTATGCGGCCCAATTGGTTTTATGAGCGCGATGCAAGAAAACTTATCGGAGCTGGGCATGAATATGGATAACTTTTATCAAGAAAGTTTCACGTCTGCTGAATCAGAACAACCAGAAGTAATGCTGGAACCGGGAGTAATATTGAATAGCGATGCCGATAAAGCGCAAGCCATCAGTAATGCAACCGTATTTGTACCAGCCTTTGGCGCTCATGCCGAAGCGAAAGTGGGGAGTGCATTGATTGATGCATTAGAAGCGGCCAAAGTACCCGTCATTGCCGCATGCCGAAGTGGCATTTGTGGTTCTTGTAAGTGTCGTGTCGTCAAAGGCGAATTTACTCGCACTAGTACCGCGACTTTAACGGAAGATGAAATCGATAATGGCGTTGTTCTGGCGTGTTCGTGCCAAGTTGAGTCGGATGTTGAAGTCGCGTTAAACTAA
- a CDS encoding NnrS family protein, with amino-acid sequence MMNITDKSKEEKILPMLRLGFRPFFLLGSLYAAIAIAVWVYAFQHGQPNTLQVPALWWHVHEMIFGFAMAIVAGFLLTAVQNWTGINGTKDKRLGFVLLLWLLPRLLFWAPVPLWLTSSIEALFLVVVAYEISIRVIKAKGYRNLIFLPFFVLAIVANFASYATIKGMPPFPSIAVWQAMIWWFVLLISIMGGRVIPFFTARKMQFEKPPTLIWLDAFANTPLVMLFVLSFFPITFSTIGPYLMLIAALFQAIRFLRWKPWTTYKEPLVWSLHASYACIPVGLLFKALASFNLLPNGQFFAHNMIHVFAIGAIGGVILAMIARVTMGHTGRAIYEGPSMWHAFLAVVIAAVIRGFGVAIWPEHLFTLVNISAALWIYAFALFVFKFGKMLLTPRADGHPG; translated from the coding sequence ATGATGAATATCACCGACAAAAGTAAAGAAGAGAAAATTCTCCCTATGTTACGTTTAGGGTTTAGGCCCTTCTTTTTATTAGGCAGTTTATATGCCGCCATTGCCATTGCCGTTTGGGTCTACGCCTTTCAACATGGCCAACCAAACACACTACAAGTCCCTGCATTATGGTGGCATGTACATGAGATGATCTTTGGTTTTGCCATGGCGATTGTGGCGGGTTTTCTATTAACCGCCGTTCAAAACTGGACAGGCATCAATGGCACCAAAGATAAGCGCCTCGGGTTTGTATTATTGCTTTGGTTATTACCTAGGTTGTTGTTTTGGGCTCCGGTTCCTCTATGGTTAACCTCTTCAATTGAAGCGTTATTTTTAGTCGTCGTTGCCTACGAGATCTCGATTAGAGTGATCAAAGCAAAAGGCTACCGCAACCTGATATTCCTTCCTTTCTTTGTGTTGGCCATTGTGGCGAACTTTGCCAGCTACGCCACCATCAAAGGCATGCCTCCTTTTCCAAGCATTGCGGTTTGGCAAGCGATGATCTGGTGGTTCGTTTTGCTGATTTCGATCATGGGTGGACGGGTGATCCCCTTCTTTACGGCTCGTAAGATGCAATTTGAAAAACCACCAACCCTCATTTGGTTAGATGCGTTTGCCAATACTCCGTTAGTCATGCTGTTTGTTTTAAGTTTTTTCCCTATCACATTTAGCACTATTGGGCCTTATCTCATGCTTATCGCGGCCTTATTTCAGGCTATTCGCTTTCTACGCTGGAAACCTTGGACGACTTATAAAGAGCCCCTAGTTTGGTCGCTACACGCTTCGTATGCTTGTATTCCAGTCGGCTTACTTTTTAAAGCATTGGCCTCATTTAACCTACTACCGAACGGACAATTCTTTGCCCACAACATGATCCATGTATTTGCCATTGGTGCGATTGGTGGTGTCATTCTTGCGATGATCGCCCGAGTGACCATGGGTCATACAGGACGTGCGATTTATGAAGGGCCGAGTATGTGGCATGCCTTTTTAGCGGTTGTAATCGCAGCGGTTATTCGTGGCTTTGGGGTGGCAATATGGCCTGAACACTTGTTCACATTGGTGAATATTTCAGCCGCGCTGTGGATCTACGCTTTTGCTCTTTTTGTGTTTAAATTTGGCAAAATGTTACTTACCCCAAGAGCGGATGGGCACCCTGGTTAA
- a CDS encoding VOC family protein, with product MKPFSMKWLTVPVTCSLALLVNACSQSPSLTLPALASSNNKAVGTIIWRDLATTAPDKVQPFYHNVFGWNFESVNNDYSLITYQGQPIAGMAKMPSNSSTNYWLPVISTNNVDNTLSQSKLAGGKTLIKKTTLKGRGELAVIQDPQGAVFSILNTFTGDPAPLAKQDGNWIWQEIWTDNISQSQSFYQKLGDFKSTDKTMLGHSYSYLAINDQPAFGFVKKPNAEVPTTWVNYIKVSDINATVEKIELNGGHVLMAPTKEVRNGTVAIIRDPAGAGFVIQEMK from the coding sequence ATGAAACCCTTTTCAATGAAATGGCTAACCGTGCCCGTCACCTGCTCACTGGCTTTATTGGTTAACGCATGTAGTCAATCCCCTTCTCTCACTCTCCCGGCATTGGCGAGTAGCAATAATAAAGCGGTAGGAACCATCATTTGGCGAGATCTTGCTACTACCGCTCCAGACAAAGTTCAACCTTTCTACCACAATGTCTTTGGCTGGAATTTTGAAAGCGTCAATAATGATTACAGCCTGATCACTTACCAAGGACAACCTATTGCTGGCATGGCCAAAATGCCTAGTAACAGCAGCACCAATTACTGGCTACCAGTGATCTCAACCAATAATGTTGATAACACATTAAGCCAATCAAAACTGGCTGGTGGTAAAACCTTAATCAAGAAAACCACATTAAAGGGACGAGGTGAACTTGCCGTAATTCAAGATCCACAAGGTGCCGTCTTCTCGATTTTAAATACCTTTACCGGCGACCCTGCACCTCTTGCGAAACAAGACGGCAATTGGATTTGGCAAGAAATCTGGACAGATAACATTTCTCAAAGTCAGAGCTTCTATCAAAAATTGGGCGACTTTAAGAGCACTGACAAAACCATGCTAGGTCATAGCTATTCATACTTGGCTATTAATGATCAGCCTGCATTTGGATTTGTGAAAAAACCTAATGCTGAGGTTCCAACGACATGGGTGAATTACATCAAAGTCTCTGACATCAACGCAACGGTTGAAAAAATCGAGCTCAATGGCGGACATGTGTTAATGGCACCTACCAAAGAAGTTCGTAACGGTACAGTCGCAATCATTCGCGATCCAGCGGGTGCAGGATTTGTTATACAGGAGATGAAATAA
- the secD gene encoding protein translocase subunit SecD: protein MNAHKSRASARRTLNQYSYWQYAVLIVTISIMLLSALPSWFGESPALQINQGSDLVSETNQGKYAQLEPLKLQQALTKQGIELKEIKQDKTTTWVILSDSEQMAQAKKALLEMVGQQGKGKGIQVALASVPNAPQWLTSLGFKPISLGLDLRGGVQFLLDVDMDSVYQNQIDEMQQGISHFLMDNQLRRAKFSDISQDGLTVTLASARQIEPLRDFIHGQYPNWKVINKDNRLTLTRLETESVALRNLTVQQNLQIMRSRIEELGITEASVQRQGDQRIRIELPGVQDPAQAKNVIGATASLAFYEVLNTPSEGGKTLPDQNGQLVRVKSSPVLTGEHIVDARANFGEMGMPEVNISLDGQGGKMMADFSGRHIGKPMATAYSEYSRNEKGEVEQTNKIISVATIQSALGSKFRITGAGSMQDAQSLALLLRAGSLTAPVTIVEERTIGPTLGAENITNGFSALALGLGMTLLFMAVWYRRLGWIANVALLANMVMLFGLLALIPGAVLTLPGIAGLVLTVGMAVDTNVLIFERIRDKLKDGNSLAKSINDGFSSATSTIFDANFTTMITAIVLYCIGNGPIQGFALTLGLGLLTSMFTGIFASRAMINWFWGKDTRRNVSI, encoded by the coding sequence ATGAATGCACATAAATCTCGCGCTTCTGCTCGGCGCACCTTAAACCAATACTCTTATTGGCAGTATGCGGTACTGATTGTCACTATTTCTATTATGTTATTAAGTGCCTTACCTTCTTGGTTTGGTGAATCTCCTGCGCTGCAAATTAATCAGGGCAGTGATTTAGTCAGTGAAACTAATCAGGGAAAATATGCTCAATTAGAACCATTGAAACTACAACAAGCCCTGACTAAACAAGGGATTGAATTAAAAGAAATCAAGCAAGATAAAACCACCACGTGGGTCATATTGTCGGACTCAGAGCAAATGGCACAGGCCAAAAAAGCGTTGCTTGAGATGGTTGGTCAACAAGGGAAAGGTAAGGGTATTCAAGTGGCTTTAGCGTCGGTACCTAATGCGCCTCAATGGTTAACTAGCCTTGGTTTTAAACCGATTTCACTCGGATTGGATCTGCGTGGCGGGGTGCAATTTCTACTCGATGTGGATATGGATTCAGTCTACCAAAATCAAATTGATGAAATGCAGCAAGGGATCAGCCATTTCTTGATGGATAACCAATTACGTCGAGCCAAATTCAGTGATATTTCACAGGATGGATTGACGGTGACACTTGCCAGTGCAAGACAAATAGAGCCGCTACGTGATTTTATTCATGGGCAATATCCGAATTGGAAAGTGATCAATAAGGATAATCGGCTTACTTTAACTCGCTTGGAAACCGAAAGTGTCGCGTTACGTAATTTAACCGTTCAGCAAAATTTGCAGATTATGCGTAGCCGAATTGAAGAATTAGGCATCACAGAAGCGTCGGTACAGAGGCAAGGTGATCAACGCATTCGTATTGAACTCCCTGGGGTGCAAGATCCCGCGCAAGCGAAAAACGTAATAGGTGCAACGGCCAGCTTGGCGTTTTATGAAGTACTGAATACCCCATCAGAGGGCGGAAAAACCTTGCCGGATCAAAATGGTCAGTTGGTTCGGGTGAAATCATCGCCGGTATTAACGGGTGAACATATTGTTGATGCGCGAGCTAATTTCGGCGAAATGGGCATGCCAGAAGTGAACATTAGTTTGGACGGGCAAGGGGGAAAAATGATGGCCGATTTCTCTGGTCGTCATATTGGTAAGCCAATGGCAACCGCGTATAGCGAATATTCACGTAATGAAAAGGGGGAAGTCGAACAAACTAATAAGATTATTAGTGTCGCGACCATTCAATCTGCTCTTGGCTCTAAGTTCCGCATTACAGGGGCGGGCTCAATGCAAGATGCCCAAAGTTTAGCGCTATTACTCAGAGCGGGTTCATTAACGGCGCCAGTGACCATAGTGGAAGAGCGCACGATAGGACCAACACTAGGGGCGGAAAATATTACCAACGGCTTTTCTGCCTTAGCATTAGGTTTAGGCATGACATTGTTGTTTATGGCGGTTTGGTATCGTCGATTAGGTTGGATTGCAAACGTCGCATTATTAGCCAACATGGTGATGTTATTTGGCTTGCTGGCTTTAATTCCGGGGGCGGTATTGACCTTACCCGGCATTGCAGGGTTAGTGCTTACCGTTGGTATGGCGGTCGATACTAACGTGCTTATTTTTGAGCGGATCCGAGATAAATTAAAAGATGGGAATAGTTTAGCTAAGTCGATAAATGATGGATTTAGCAGTGCAACCAGCACAATTTTCGATGCGAACTTTACCACCATGATCACTGCTATCGTGTTGTATTGCATTGGTAATGGGCCAATACAAGGCTTTGCTTTAACACTTGGGCTCGGGCTTCTGACCAGCATGTTTACTGGGATTTTTGCTTCTCGCGCAATGATCAATTGGTTTTGGGGTAAAGACACCCGCCGTAATGTGAGTATTTAA
- the norR gene encoding nitric oxide reductase transcriptional regulator NorR: MSQSIEQVLLNIAVNLNAHQPTYRHYQKLLDGLQQVLPCDASALFILDDAQNLVPVAINGLSMAVLGRKFSPQEHPRLEMIMQSRLPVRFPESSSLPDPFDGLLSEDDEASIDVHSCMGCSLYVGEALVGVLTIDALASGAFKKVTDDTIATFAALAAGIVRNISLFEALEKANHQQRSINQLLIDEARDKGGKLVGVSPQIVQLRNSIKMVAQSNYAVLISGETGTGKELVAHEVHAQSSRCDKPMVYVNCAALPESIAESELFGHVKGAFTGANSHRAGKFELADGGTIFLDEIGELPLLLQAKLLRVIQQGEVQRVGADHNSIIDVRIIAATNRDLDKEVEEQRFRSDLFHRLNVFPIHVPPLREREGDIAVLVGHILDRIRSQFQIKTLHLHPRALAILEKQPWLGNVRELEHSLMRAGLHAVQDKAELIKPQHFTSEFVDIPKRQHSSQSSLAMPNEPIALRQAVEAYQKQLIEHALKKNDGVWAKAAQFLQVDRGNLYKLGKKLGL, encoded by the coding sequence ATGTCTCAATCAATCGAACAGGTTTTGCTCAATATTGCGGTTAATCTGAATGCCCATCAGCCCACTTATCGACATTATCAAAAGCTACTTGATGGGTTGCAGCAGGTTCTACCGTGTGATGCGAGTGCTTTGTTTATTTTAGATGATGCACAAAATTTAGTGCCAGTGGCGATTAATGGTTTATCGATGGCGGTATTGGGGCGAAAATTCTCACCGCAGGAGCATCCTCGGCTTGAGATGATCATGCAAAGTCGTTTACCGGTTCGATTTCCTGAAAGCTCAAGCTTGCCGGATCCGTTTGATGGGTTACTCAGTGAAGATGATGAAGCCAGCATTGATGTGCATTCTTGTATGGGATGTAGCTTATATGTAGGAGAAGCGCTGGTTGGCGTCCTGACTATTGACGCATTGGCGTCGGGCGCCTTTAAAAAAGTCACTGATGACACGATTGCCACCTTTGCTGCGCTCGCGGCGGGCATTGTGCGTAACATCAGCTTGTTTGAAGCACTTGAAAAAGCCAATCATCAACAGCGTTCAATCAACCAGCTGCTTATCGATGAAGCTCGTGATAAAGGCGGTAAGTTGGTTGGGGTCAGCCCACAAATTGTTCAGCTACGTAATAGCATTAAGATGGTCGCGCAATCTAACTATGCCGTATTAATCAGTGGTGAAACCGGTACAGGTAAAGAACTCGTGGCCCATGAAGTGCATGCGCAAAGTAGCCGCTGTGATAAACCTATGGTGTATGTTAACTGTGCTGCTTTGCCGGAATCTATCGCGGAAAGTGAGTTGTTTGGTCACGTCAAAGGCGCGTTTACTGGCGCTAACTCTCACCGCGCAGGTAAGTTTGAGTTGGCCGATGGAGGCACTATCTTTTTAGATGAAATTGGAGAGCTGCCACTATTGCTGCAAGCTAAGCTGCTACGAGTGATCCAACAAGGTGAAGTGCAGCGAGTGGGGGCCGATCATAACAGTATTATTGATGTTCGAATCATTGCGGCTACCAATCGAGATCTCGATAAAGAAGTGGAAGAACAGCGATTTCGCTCCGATCTTTTCCATCGCTTAAATGTTTTCCCAATTCATGTACCACCATTACGTGAAAGAGAGGGCGATATTGCTGTGTTGGTTGGCCATATTCTCGACCGTATTCGTAGTCAATTCCAAATTAAGACTCTGCACCTTCACCCTAGAGCATTGGCAATATTGGAAAAACAACCCTGGCTTGGTAATGTTCGTGAACTTGAGCATTCCTTGATGCGCGCGGGTCTTCACGCCGTTCAAGATAAAGCTGAATTAATTAAACCTCAGCACTTTACCAGTGAGTTTGTTGATATTCCCAAACGTCAACATTCCTCACAATCTAGCTTGGCTATGCCTAATGAACCGATCGCCTTAAGACAAGCCGTGGAAGCATACCAAAAGCAACTGATTGAGCATGCCTTGAAGAAAAATGATGGCGTGTGGGCGAAAGCGGCGCAATTCTTACAGGTGGATCGAGGGAATCTATATAAACTGGGTAAGAAGTTAGGCTTATAG
- the secF gene encoding protein translocase subunit SecF gives MSQLINMKNANKWRYGTSVISILLMCVALFFITTKGFNWGLDFTGGVVSEIQLNPHITNSELSPLLEAGLGQKVSVVAGEEQGRWIIRYSIPESTQQAVASIETLLAPLHADTKVLNTSIVGPQVGQDLAEQGGLALLVCLLCIMVYLSVRFEWRLALGSLVALLHDVVFVLGFFALSQMEFNLTVLAAILAILGYSLNDSIIIADRIRELLRMKPKVATADINNQAIAATFSRTMITSGTTLLTVSALWLLGGAPLEGFSIAMFIGIMTGTWSSISVGTSLPEVLGLKAEHYQVIEVSDTP, from the coding sequence ATGAGTCAATTAATCAATATGAAAAATGCCAATAAATGGCGTTATGGCACCAGTGTCATTTCTATTTTACTTATGTGTGTTGCGTTGTTTTTCATTACTACAAAGGGCTTTAACTGGGGGTTAGACTTTACTGGTGGTGTGGTGAGTGAGATTCAATTGAACCCACATATCACCAACAGTGAATTGAGCCCATTATTAGAAGCAGGGTTAGGCCAAAAAGTCAGTGTGGTGGCAGGTGAAGAGCAAGGGCGTTGGATTATTCGCTACAGCATTCCTGAGAGTACTCAGCAGGCTGTGGCATCAATTGAAACACTACTCGCGCCATTACACGCCGATACCAAAGTGTTGAATACCAGCATTGTAGGACCTCAAGTTGGCCAAGATCTGGCTGAACAAGGCGGCCTGGCTTTGCTTGTTTGTTTGCTGTGTATCATGGTGTATCTAAGTGTTCGATTTGAGTGGCGTTTAGCGCTAGGGTCGCTGGTAGCATTACTGCATGATGTTGTGTTTGTGCTGGGTTTCTTTGCGTTAAGCCAGATGGAATTTAACTTAACCGTGCTCGCCGCCATTTTGGCGATCTTAGGTTACTCGTTGAATGACTCCATCATCATTGCCGACCGCATTCGTGAATTGTTGAGAATGAAACCGAAAGTCGCCACTGCGGATATCAATAACCAAGCCATCGCAGCAACATTTAGCCGCACCATGATCACTTCAGGAACGACGCTATTAACGGTTTCAGCCTTGTGGTTACTCGGTGGTGCGCCGTTGGAAGGTTTTTCTATTGCAATGTTTATCGGCATTATGACCGGAACCTGGTCGTCCATTTCAGTTGGTACTTCTTTACCTGAAGTGTTGGGATTAAAAGCTGAACATTATCAAGTGATTGAGGTATCCGACACACCATAA
- the yjfF gene encoding galactofuranose ABC transporter, permease protein YjfF has translation MIKRHLPLMITIGVFILGYVICLVEYPAFLTTRVICNILTDNAFLGIIAVGMTFVILSGGIDLSVGAVIAFTGVFLAKMVGDWGINPVVAIPIVLAMGAIFGAMMGWLIDTLKIPPFIITLAGMFFLRGTSFIISEQSIPIVHPMFRELSRASWKIWGGGRLSLIAIIMLAVVAFGIYLAHRTRFGNNVYAIGGNAQSAALMGVPVRQTNIRIYMLSSLLATLSGIVFAIYTSAGYPLAAVGVELDGIAAVVIGGTLLSGGVGTVFGSLFGVLLQGLIQTYITFDGTLSSWWTKIIIGILLFCFIGLQRLLVVLSERRRNVQSTNQTKIEAVN, from the coding sequence ATGATCAAACGCCATTTACCTTTAATGATCACTATCGGGGTCTTTATTCTCGGTTATGTCATTTGTTTGGTTGAATACCCAGCGTTTTTAACCACTCGAGTCATTTGTAATATCTTAACTGATAATGCGTTTCTCGGAATCATTGCCGTCGGCATGACCTTTGTGATCCTCTCAGGCGGCATCGATCTTTCCGTTGGTGCAGTGATTGCCTTTACCGGGGTATTTCTTGCCAAAATGGTCGGGGATTGGGGCATTAATCCTGTGGTCGCGATCCCAATTGTATTGGCGATGGGGGCAATCTTTGGTGCGATGATGGGTTGGCTAATTGATACTTTAAAAATCCCGCCTTTCATCATTACCTTAGCTGGCATGTTCTTTTTGCGCGGTACTAGTTTTATTATTTCTGAACAATCGATTCCAATCGTACATCCCATGTTTAGAGAATTATCTCGTGCCTCGTGGAAGATTTGGGGAGGCGGTCGACTAAGCTTAATCGCTATCATCATGTTGGCAGTGGTGGCCTTTGGGATTTATCTCGCCCATCGGACTCGATTTGGTAATAACGTCTATGCGATTGGTGGTAATGCTCAGTCTGCCGCGTTAATGGGCGTGCCTGTTCGTCAAACCAACATTCGCATTTATATGTTATCGAGTTTGCTGGCGACACTATCCGGTATTGTGTTTGCGATTTACACCTCAGCGGGCTACCCATTAGCCGCGGTCGGTGTAGAGCTTGATGGCATTGCGGCAGTAGTGATTGGTGGAACCTTGCTATCGGGAGGTGTTGGCACCGTGTTCGGCTCGCTATTCGGCGTACTGCTCCAAGGCTTAATCCAAACTTATATCACCTTTGATGGCACCTTAAGTTCTTGGTGGACCAAGATCATCATCGGGATTTTGCTGTTTTGTTTCATTGGTCTACAACGTTTGCTCGTCGTCCTTTCCGAGCGGCGTCGAAATGTGCAATCGACCAATCAAACAAAAATTGAGGCAGTGAATTAA